The following coding sequences are from one Paenibacillus sp. JDR-2 window:
- a CDS encoding stalk domain-containing protein, with protein MKFMQQKRFGLALAAVLLASPIALSLPAGQVAAAVTNSKFSITNQSFSIEGVKSSIGTINSNGSTFIALRNLNTALGLGTNFDKTTQVVTVTGHNRIMKLDLKNNTATLNGQLINGLQVILQDNTTYLPLRFLLERMGYEVTYTSGSKQIGIKAIAENKLTIQAHSLSDNSGGKKRFVYYPVISGMGNTEVQAKINALLKQEAEKTISLSSQHNEYDVISNSNLKGAFEVTCNENGKLSLYTYYSIDSGGAHDLHNLVPHTFDLNTGNELSLKDATEGKANYVTIINDQIKKQIKERKLDVITPFETIKTDRDFYLSHNGVVIYFTEGELVGAAQGFPRFVVPFSAFK; from the coding sequence ATGAAATTCATGCAACAAAAAAGATTTGGGCTAGCCCTTGCCGCAGTTTTATTGGCTTCCCCGATCGCCCTATCGCTGCCAGCAGGTCAAGTTGCAGCCGCCGTTACCAACTCGAAATTCAGCATCACAAATCAGTCTTTTAGCATTGAGGGAGTCAAGAGCAGCATCGGTACCATAAATAGCAACGGCTCCACTTTTATTGCATTGAGAAACTTAAATACGGCTTTGGGACTAGGAACAAATTTCGATAAAACGACTCAAGTGGTTACTGTTACAGGGCACAACCGGATCATGAAGCTGGATCTAAAAAACAACACTGCGACGTTAAACGGTCAGCTCATTAATGGCCTGCAAGTGATTTTACAGGATAATACGACATATCTTCCACTTCGCTTTTTGTTAGAACGCATGGGCTATGAAGTGACGTACACATCAGGTTCCAAACAAATCGGCATTAAAGCTATTGCCGAGAACAAGTTGACGATCCAAGCCCACTCGTTAAGTGATAACAGCGGCGGCAAGAAGCGATTCGTTTATTATCCTGTGATTTCCGGCATGGGAAATACGGAAGTACAGGCCAAAATCAATGCGCTGTTGAAGCAAGAGGCTGAGAAGACAATATCCTTATCGAGCCAGCATAACGAATATGATGTTATCAGCAATAGCAATCTTAAGGGAGCTTTCGAAGTTACGTGCAACGAGAATGGGAAGTTAAGTCTTTATACGTATTACAGCATCGATTCAGGCGGAGCGCATGACCTCCATAATCTCGTTCCTCATACGTTCGATCTGAATACGGGGAACGAACTTTCCTTGAAGGATGCGACTGAAGGGAAGGCTAACTATGTGACGATCATTAACGATCAGATCAAAAAACAAATCAAAGAACGTAAGCTTGACGTAATCACACCTTTTGAAACGATTAAGACTGATCGCGACTTTTACCTAAGCCATAACGGAGTGGTCATTTACTTCACCGAAGGTGAATTAGTGGGAGCTGCGCAGGGCTTCCCTAGATTCGTTGTTCCTTTCTCGGCATTTAAATAA
- a CDS encoding SGNH/GDSL hydrolase family protein, which produces MTYDPSIKAAEEIVDIYSETYRVLIAKSLLDKGNNKRLKAAIEKAKRGEAVTLAFIGGSITHGAGADPLHTACYAYRTYTDFKERFGMNGGHHIRFIKAGVGGTPSELGMIRYERDILRDGTVQPDIVIVEFAVNDADDETKGICYESLILKALAAANNPAVILLFSVFENDWNLQERLSPVGRYYGLPMVSVKDAVTEQFYKSKGEGDVITKKQFFSDIYHPTNAGHRIMADCLNWLFSETDRDEMNQTDIILRTLPMFGNDFADVRLLDRNNNLEIAGIMEGSFYATDSELQFAEMDDQPYGTSQFPYNWMRTPETGNESFIITIHSKSLLLIYKNSGNDDFGNAEVWVDGKLARLAESQAVRWTRCHAVILFRELEAREHTVEIKMAEGHEDKRFTILGFGFVQ; this is translated from the coding sequence ATGACATACGATCCATCTATAAAAGCAGCAGAGGAGATTGTGGATATATACTCGGAGACTTATCGCGTATTGATCGCCAAATCATTGCTTGATAAAGGCAACAACAAGCGATTGAAAGCTGCCATTGAAAAGGCCAAGCGGGGTGAGGCCGTTACCCTTGCTTTCATTGGCGGTTCAATCACTCATGGGGCAGGAGCGGATCCACTCCACACAGCTTGCTATGCTTATCGGACGTATACCGATTTTAAAGAAAGGTTTGGTATGAACGGCGGCCATCATATCCGCTTTATTAAAGCAGGAGTTGGCGGTACGCCTTCCGAACTGGGCATGATTCGTTACGAGAGAGATATTTTAAGAGACGGGACGGTTCAGCCGGATATCGTCATTGTGGAGTTTGCCGTTAATGACGCCGACGATGAGACGAAAGGAATTTGTTACGAAAGTCTCATATTGAAGGCTTTGGCCGCCGCAAATAATCCTGCCGTCATTTTGTTGTTCAGTGTGTTCGAGAACGATTGGAATTTACAGGAGCGGCTTTCTCCCGTTGGCCGGTATTATGGGCTTCCCATGGTAAGCGTTAAGGATGCGGTGACCGAGCAGTTTTATAAGTCAAAGGGTGAAGGCGACGTCATCACCAAGAAGCAATTTTTCAGCGACATCTATCATCCGACCAATGCGGGGCACCGTATCATGGCCGATTGTTTAAACTGGCTTTTCTCGGAAACCGACCGCGACGAAATGAATCAAACGGATATCATCCTTAGAACGCTGCCGATGTTCGGCAATGATTTTGCAGATGTTCGACTGCTGGATCGAAACAATAACCTTGAAATAGCCGGAATAATGGAAGGCAGCTTCTATGCAACTGATTCCGAATTGCAGTTCGCGGAAATGGATGACCAACCCTACGGCACTTCCCAGTTCCCGTACAATTGGATGCGTACACCAGAGACCGGCAACGAGAGTTTCATTATAACGATTCATAGCAAAAGCCTGCTCCTTATTTATAAAAACTCCGGGAATGATGATTTCGGAAACGCGGAGGTTTGGGTTGACGGAAAGCTTGCGAGGTTGGCGGAATCTCAAGCTGTCCGATGGACGCGCTGCCACGCGGTTATTTTGTTCCGGGAGCTTGAGGCGAGAGAGCATACTGTGGAAATCAAAATGGCGGAAGGACATGAGGACAAGCGGTTTACGATTCTTGGCTTCGGCTTTGTACAGTAG
- a CDS encoding DoxX family protein — protein sequence MLTMILQVIVGVFFMFTGIRIISGKMAHEFKRFGLPPFFNFVTGLIEIVSSIGMIVGIWFSITAVIAGLLLAATMLAAAFILIVVAKDPFSKAIPSIVLSLLSFVITMSLLL from the coding sequence ATGTTAACTATGATTTTGCAAGTGATTGTCGGCGTATTTTTTATGTTTACGGGAATAAGAATCATCAGCGGTAAAATGGCGCATGAATTTAAGCGATTCGGACTGCCGCCGTTTTTTAATTTCGTTACGGGGTTAATAGAAATCGTAAGCTCGATTGGTATGATTGTGGGCATTTGGTTTTCTATTACAGCGGTAATAGCCGGTCTTTTATTAGCCGCAACCATGCTGGCGGCAGCCTTCATCCTCATCGTTGTAGCGAAGGATCCATTCTCGAAGGCCATTCCATCGATCGTGCTTAGCCTGCTGTCCTTTGTAATCACGATGAGCCTCTTGCTTTAG
- a CDS encoding ABC transporter ATP-binding protein has product MNVLEIRNLTKKFGDFIAVDNINLTVREGEIFGFLGANGAGKSTTINMISSLLRITKGEIQLLGRDIVKESKFTKMNIGIVPQDLAIYEEMTAYENVSFFAGLYGLRGALLKERTEEALEFVGLGDKHKALPKSFSGGMKRRLNIACAIAHHPKLIIMDEPTVGIDPQSRNYILNSVRKLNQMGCSVIYTSHYMEEVEEICTRIAIVDHGKVIAEGTKEQLKSIITDTKETWIGVKNAERLDLGALKQISGVNSVRLEEQMVKVVSRGEINNLNWVIQLLIRDQVEISSVEEQAPNLETVFLTLTGRNLRD; this is encoded by the coding sequence ATGAACGTATTGGAAATCCGCAACTTGACCAAAAAATTCGGCGACTTCATCGCCGTCGACAACATTAATCTTACCGTTCGCGAAGGAGAAATCTTCGGCTTTCTCGGAGCGAACGGCGCAGGCAAGAGCACGACGATCAACATGATCTCCTCTCTGCTGCGGATCACGAAGGGTGAGATCCAGCTTCTCGGCAGAGACATCGTAAAGGAGAGTAAATTCACCAAGATGAATATCGGCATCGTACCGCAGGATCTTGCGATCTACGAAGAGATGACCGCCTACGAGAATGTGAGCTTCTTCGCCGGACTGTACGGTCTCCGCGGAGCGTTGCTTAAGGAACGCACGGAGGAGGCACTGGAGTTCGTCGGTCTCGGCGACAAACACAAAGCTCTCCCGAAAAGCTTTTCCGGGGGCATGAAGCGGCGCCTCAACATCGCCTGCGCCATCGCCCACCACCCGAAGCTGATCATCATGGACGAACCAACCGTAGGTATCGATCCTCAGTCGCGAAACTATATTCTAAACTCAGTCAGGAAGCTGAATCAAATGGGCTGCTCGGTCATCTATACGAGCCACTATATGGAAGAGGTCGAGGAGATCTGCACCCGAATCGCGATCGTCGACCACGGCAAGGTCATCGCGGAGGGAACAAAAGAGCAGCTCAAGTCAATCATCACCGATACAAAAGAGACATGGATCGGCGTGAAGAACGCCGAGCGTCTTGACCTGGGCGCACTAAAGCAAATCTCCGGCGTCAATTCCGTTCGGCTGGAGGAACAGATGGTCAAGGTCGTATCAAGAGGCGAGATTAACAATCTCAACTGGGTTATCCAACTGTTAATTCGAGATCAAGTCGAGATCAGTTCGGTTGAAGAGCAAGCGCCCAATCTGGAAACGGTGTTTCTGACCTTAACAGGCCGAAACCTGCGCGACTAA
- a CDS encoding ABC transporter permease, protein MNVLNIALFEIKKDLRDKRTLLFMLAFPIVLILILGTALTNAFNNGIELGDMKLLVKNTAQSEQLQSYWNGFAQAIGKEGVELTPALNGIDGKKAVQDNQFTAYAEIDDNGIHFYGSSRQTISSNIIQGMLTSFADKYSLAAAALKNDPEAAQAIIAGEMTAGSFIQESSLNPDRKPGSIDYYAIVQSTMIAFYACMSASWLIRGEVKRKTALRLAAAPVGKLEIFAGKVIASTIINFLCILAVVLFSKYAFNANWGNHLGSVFLLLFTEVLLAVSFGLGIAFLFKDDAVNAVMMIFVQLASMFGGAYFPVDEASGFFAGIANISPLRWANEALMNLIYNDDLQAVFPVVGLNTAIAAAFLAFVAITMRKREAF, encoded by the coding sequence ATGAACGTGCTGAACATAGCGTTATTCGAGATCAAAAAGGACTTGCGGGATAAGCGTACGCTGCTCTTTATGCTTGCCTTTCCAATCGTGCTTATACTGATTCTCGGAACGGCTCTCACAAACGCCTTCAATAACGGAATCGAGCTCGGAGATATGAAGCTGCTTGTTAAAAACACCGCTCAGAGTGAACAACTGCAAAGCTATTGGAACGGCTTCGCTCAAGCAATCGGCAAAGAAGGCGTCGAGTTGACGCCCGCTTTGAACGGCATCGACGGCAAGAAAGCCGTTCAGGATAATCAATTTACGGCGTACGCTGAAATCGACGACAATGGCATTCACTTCTACGGAAGCAGCCGTCAAACGATCTCGAGCAATATCATCCAGGGCATGCTGACTTCGTTCGCCGACAAGTACAGCTTGGCCGCGGCGGCCTTGAAAAACGATCCCGAAGCAGCGCAGGCCATCATCGCGGGAGAGATGACTGCCGGTTCTTTCATTCAGGAGTCCTCGCTCAATCCGGACCGTAAACCGGGCTCCATCGATTATTACGCAATCGTGCAATCCACGATGATCGCTTTCTATGCTTGCATGTCGGCTAGCTGGCTCATTCGCGGTGAAGTGAAGCGGAAGACGGCGCTTCGACTAGCCGCAGCCCCGGTAGGGAAGCTGGAGATCTTCGCAGGCAAGGTGATCGCTAGCACCATCATCAACTTCCTGTGTATTCTCGCAGTCGTCCTGTTCAGCAAATACGCATTCAACGCCAACTGGGGTAATCACCTCGGTTCCGTATTCCTCCTGCTGTTTACCGAAGTTCTGCTGGCGGTCAGCTTCGGCCTTGGCATCGCTTTCCTATTCAAAGACGATGCGGTCAACGCCGTGATGATGATCTTCGTCCAGTTGGCTTCCATGTTCGGCGGCGCCTACTTCCCTGTCGACGAGGCATCCGGCTTCTTCGCCGGCATCGCGAACATCTCGCCGCTTCGCTGGGCGAATGAAGCATTGATGAACCTGATCTATAACGACGACTTGCAGGCCGTGTTCCCCGTTGTGGGACTTAATACCGCGATAGCGGCAGCATTCCTCGCATTCGTCGCTATTACGATGCGCAAACGGGAGGCTTTCTAA
- the cysD gene encoding sulfate adenylyltransferase subunit CysD: protein MLDSIDATTHLDQLEAEAIYIIREVAAECENPVMLYSIGKDSSVMLHLALKAFYPEKPPFPFLHIDTTWKFKEMIEFRDRKAKEFGIKMLVHSNQEGIEQGINPFDHGSAYTDIMKTQALKQGLDKYGFTAAFGGGRRDEEKSRAKERIFSFRNKNHAWDPKNQRPEMWKLFNTRINKGESIRVFPISNWTEKDIWQYIRRENIDIVPLYFAKERPVVNRDGQMIMVDDERMKLQPGEKVETAKMRFRTLGCYPLTGGAPSEADTLDAIIEETLGAVSSERTTRVIDQEEAGSMERRKREGYF, encoded by the coding sequence ATGCTTGATTCCATAGATGCAACAACACATCTGGATCAACTCGAAGCTGAAGCGATTTATATTATTAGAGAAGTAGCGGCGGAATGTGAAAATCCCGTGATGCTGTACTCGATCGGTAAGGATAGCTCCGTGATGCTGCATTTGGCGCTGAAAGCATTTTATCCGGAGAAGCCGCCGTTTCCATTCCTTCATATCGATACAACGTGGAAGTTCAAAGAAATGATTGAATTCCGCGACCGCAAGGCGAAAGAATTCGGAATCAAAATGCTTGTCCACTCCAATCAGGAAGGGATTGAGCAAGGGATCAATCCATTCGATCATGGTTCCGCATATACGGATATTATGAAAACCCAAGCCCTGAAGCAAGGCTTGGACAAATACGGATTTACGGCTGCTTTCGGCGGCGGAAGACGCGATGAGGAAAAATCGCGCGCGAAGGAGCGGATTTTCTCATTCCGCAATAAGAATCATGCCTGGGATCCGAAAAATCAGCGTCCGGAAATGTGGAAGCTTTTCAATACCAGAATCAATAAGGGCGAAAGCATTCGCGTATTCCCGATTTCCAACTGGACGGAAAAAGATATCTGGCAATACATTCGCAGAGAGAACATTGATATCGTTCCCCTCTACTTTGCGAAAGAAAGGCCAGTCGTCAACCGTGACGGGCAGATGATTATGGTGGATGATGAGCGGATGAAGCTCCAGCCGGGTGAGAAGGTTGAAACGGCAAAGATGCGGTTCCGTACATTAGGCTGCTATCCGCTTACTGGCGGTGCCCCGTCGGAGGCGGACACGCTGGATGCTATCATTGAAGAAACGCTTGGTGCGGTATCCTCCGAACGGACAACAAGGGTGATCGACCAGGAAGAAGCGGGAAGCATGGAAAGACGTAAACGGGAGGGCTATTTCTAA
- a CDS encoding MarR family winged helix-turn-helix transcriptional regulator, with translation MELYDFTGFQIHRTDVKMNNYFTKQLKPFEITPDQWGILSVLDGDKGTTQKELAESIDRDQTTVVRMIHSLEKKGIVKRFVHEMDKRSHNLYLTDKGIELKSKVLPVVIKAHHYATRNLSMAEINDLKAILGKLYASVNDE, from the coding sequence ATGGAACTTTATGATTTTACGGGATTCCAGATTCATCGTACAGATGTAAAGATGAACAATTATTTTACGAAGCAATTAAAGCCGTTCGAGATCACGCCGGATCAATGGGGCATTCTTAGCGTGCTGGACGGCGATAAGGGAACAACTCAAAAGGAGCTTGCGGAATCCATCGATCGGGATCAGACCACGGTTGTTAGAATGATTCATTCTTTGGAGAAGAAAGGAATCGTCAAACGATTCGTTCATGAAATGGACAAGCGTTCACACAACCTATATCTTACCGACAAAGGGATTGAGCTCAAATCGAAGGTGCTTCCCGTTGTAATTAAGGCGCATCATTATGCGACAAGAAATTTGAGCATGGCTGAAATTAACGACCTGAAAGCGATTCTCGGAAAACTGTACGCGAGCGTTAATGATGAATAA
- a CDS encoding ABC transporter permease produces the protein MNNILWIVRKQLRSTFRKRSSWIVYFGLPIAAILLSMLIYGSSSGGSLNVGILNQDGNKTLTQDAIRFVEELNNVKITMADQASMNKDIASGKLDSGLIFENGFADSVRNGQPAHLRIVSAKGAEVTSYVKALLEGYIGNVASIGQTTKNDADAFDAIYADYKKSSFKFESESLKDTAKFKDMTYQSIGFLLMFLLFSAVNMSNLILKERENRTFLRLLSSPLSARGFVLGNVLVTFIIQVLQIVVTLLVLKYAIGIDSGVPFGEMLGTLLLFSLVAIALALLLTAFSKNSRGAGALQTLIITPTCLLAGCFFPQEIMPDTVQKISSFLPQHWLLVTITKLQDGQTIGSLGLNLAILIAFAAVFTLIAIYRFSRNNDVRQFI, from the coding sequence ATGAATAATATTCTTTGGATCGTTCGCAAGCAGCTCCGCTCGACCTTCCGCAAGAGATCGAGCTGGATCGTCTATTTCGGATTACCGATCGCCGCCATCCTCCTCTCCATGCTAATCTACGGAAGCTCCAGCGGCGGCAGTCTAAACGTCGGTATCCTTAACCAGGACGGTAACAAGACATTAACTCAAGACGCGATTCGTTTCGTTGAAGAGCTGAACAACGTGAAGATCACGATGGCGGACCAAGCGTCTATGAACAAGGACATCGCTTCCGGCAAGCTGGACAGCGGCCTTATCTTCGAGAATGGATTCGCGGACAGCGTCCGGAACGGTCAACCAGCCCATCTTCGCATTGTCTCCGCCAAAGGGGCGGAGGTGACCTCTTACGTGAAGGCACTGCTTGAAGGCTACATCGGCAATGTCGCCTCGATCGGCCAGACAACAAAGAACGACGCTGATGCGTTCGACGCCATCTATGCGGATTACAAAAAATCCAGCTTCAAGTTCGAATCCGAATCGCTTAAAGATACTGCGAAGTTTAAGGACATGACGTATCAATCAATCGGCTTCCTTCTGATGTTCCTTCTCTTCTCCGCGGTCAATATGAGCAACCTTATTCTTAAGGAGAGAGAGAATCGCACCTTCCTCCGTCTGCTCTCATCACCGCTGTCGGCTCGGGGATTCGTGCTTGGGAACGTGCTGGTCACCTTCATCATCCAGGTGCTGCAGATCGTCGTTACGCTGTTGGTCCTGAAGTACGCCATCGGCATTGACTCCGGCGTTCCGTTCGGAGAAATGCTAGGCACGCTCCTTCTTTTCTCGCTCGTCGCTATCGCCCTTGCCTTGCTGCTCACCGCGTTCTCGAAGAACAGCAGAGGCGCCGGCGCATTGCAGACGCTAATCATTACGCCGACCTGTCTTCTTGCCGGCTGCTTCTTCCCGCAAGAGATTATGCCGGATACGGTTCAGAAAATCTCGAGCTTCCTTCCGCAGCACTGGCTTCTTGTTACGATTACGAAGCTGCAGGACGGTCAAACGATTGGAAGTCTCGGACTCAACTTGGCCATTCTCATCGCCTTTGCTGCCGTGTTTACGCTGATCGCGATCTACCGGTTCAGCCGTAACAACGATGTAAGGCAGTTTATCTAA
- a CDS encoding Lsa family ABC-F type ribosomal protection protein has protein sequence MSMIHVQNLTFSYPSSFDPIFENVSFQIDTDWKLGFIGRNGRGKTTFFNLLLGKYEYNGNIISSAEFNYFPYPVPDKSRLTYEILEEICPHAEDWEFLREISYLDVDAEVMYRPFETLSNGEQTKVLLAALFLNEGQFLLIDEPTNHLDTHARKMVSKYLKRKKGFILISHDRNFLDGCVDHILSINRANIEVQSGDYTSWKLNFDRRQEHEEKTNERLQKDIGRLQQSSKRSANWSNQVEASKNGTTNSGSKLDKGFVGHKAAKMMKRAKNLESRQNKAIEEKSTLLKNVEKTESLHLEPLEYISKELIQLTDVSVRYDGELVNKPITFKVEAGDRVVLDGKNGSGKSSILKLILGKPLRHTGTLNVGSGLVISYVQQDTSHLKGKLSDFIEENQINEPIFKSILRKMDFDRIQFEKDISHYSGGQKKKLLIAKSLCEKAHVYIWDEPLNFIDVYSRMQVEELIKSFNPTMIFVEHDQTFQEEVATKTVAL, from the coding sequence ATGTCAATGATTCATGTACAAAACCTGACATTTTCATATCCTAGCAGCTTTGATCCTATTTTCGAGAATGTTAGCTTTCAAATAGATACGGATTGGAAGCTTGGATTTATTGGCCGCAACGGTCGAGGCAAGACGACCTTCTTCAATCTTCTATTAGGGAAATATGAATACAACGGTAATATTATCTCTTCGGCAGAATTTAATTATTTTCCATATCCGGTTCCGGATAAAAGCAGACTCACCTATGAAATATTGGAAGAGATATGTCCACACGCAGAAGATTGGGAATTTCTTCGGGAAATTTCTTATTTAGATGTCGATGCTGAAGTGATGTACAGACCATTCGAAACGTTATCCAATGGGGAACAAACGAAGGTTTTATTGGCTGCGCTTTTCTTGAACGAAGGGCAATTCTTATTAATTGACGAGCCGACCAATCATTTGGATACCCATGCTCGAAAGATGGTTTCTAAATATCTAAAAAGGAAAAAGGGATTCATTTTAATCTCGCATGATAGAAACTTTTTGGATGGCTGTGTTGACCATATTTTGTCCATAAACAGAGCCAATATAGAAGTTCAAAGCGGTGATTATACTTCTTGGAAGCTGAATTTTGATAGACGGCAGGAACATGAGGAAAAAACGAATGAACGTTTGCAAAAAGATATTGGAAGGCTGCAACAATCTTCAAAGCGTTCCGCCAATTGGTCCAATCAAGTGGAGGCCTCCAAAAACGGTACAACAAATTCCGGTTCTAAATTGGACAAGGGGTTTGTGGGACATAAAGCTGCAAAAATGATGAAACGTGCAAAGAACCTGGAGTCAAGGCAAAATAAAGCTATTGAAGAGAAGTCAACGCTGCTTAAAAACGTGGAAAAAACGGAGTCGTTGCATTTAGAGCCTTTAGAATACATTTCTAAAGAACTCATTCAGTTAACGGACGTGTCTGTTAGGTACGATGGTGAATTAGTGAACAAGCCAATAACTTTTAAGGTTGAAGCGGGAGACCGAGTAGTGCTTGATGGCAAGAATGGCAGTGGAAAGAGTAGTATTCTAAAATTAATTCTAGGGAAGCCACTCCGGCATACAGGTACTTTGAACGTTGGTTCAGGTCTTGTCATTTCTTATGTACAGCAAGATACCTCTCATTTAAAGGGAAAGCTGTCTGACTTTATTGAAGAAAATCAAATTAATGAACCGATATTTAAATCCATTCTACGTAAGATGGATTTTGACCGGATCCAGTTTGAAAAAGATATATCCCACTATTCCGGCGGGCAAAAGAAAAAGTTGCTTATAGCTAAAAGTTTATGCGAAAAAGCTCATGTATATATTTGGGATGAGCCGCTAAACTTTATTGATGTTTATTCACGAATGCAAGTTGAAGAGCTTATTAAAAGCTTTAATCCAACAATGATTTTTGTTGAGCATGACCAGACATTCCAAGAGGAAGTTGCAACGAAAACGGTAGCCTTATAG
- a CDS encoding GTP-binding protein: MKSLLKFITCGSVDDGKSTLIGHMLYEAKLLFADQERALELDSRLGSRGGKIDYSLLLDGLLAEREQGITIDVAYRYFTTDHRSFIVADTPGHEEYTRNMAVGASFADLAVILVDATKGIITQTKRHTRICALMGIKHLVLAVNKMDLVDFDTDKFDAIKEEFSRITTEFRFESIQVIPVSATEGDNITTKSLNTPWYKGLALLPYLESVDVHASDDVKPFMMPIQRVCRPDHTFRGFQGQIEAGSIAVGDELITLPSHEKAKVKRILVTDQDRNSAHAGQPVTIQLDREVDVSRGCVFTKDNQLQEADSFSATILWMDDSVLTPGKDVLVKVGTKILPGTVTAINYKIDINTGNTVTADHLVKNELAKCEFSLSDGIIFDSFEKNKSIGGFILIDRVTNMTSACGVIDEALQSSDNVVRIDTEITRDVRAQQKGQQPLTLWLTGSVMGNTALAKEVEKRLVARGYHTMLIDNRSGESVRQLAAYATLLNDAGLLALVPAGAANDSDQAIAHEIIGQAFLPIEADINSSSIEEAAKDIVKLVVKALIQDSYTI; this comes from the coding sequence ATGAAGAGTCTGCTTAAATTTATAACTTGCGGAAGCGTGGATGACGGCAAATCCACCTTGATTGGACATATGCTTTATGAGGCTAAGCTCTTGTTCGCCGACCAGGAAAGAGCGCTCGAGTTAGACAGCAGGCTGGGCAGCCGCGGCGGCAAAATTGACTACTCCTTGCTTCTTGACGGGCTGCTTGCGGAACGCGAGCAGGGGATTACGATTGATGTCGCTTACCGTTATTTTACGACGGATCACCGTTCGTTCATTGTAGCGGACACGCCGGGGCATGAAGAATATACGCGCAACATGGCCGTAGGCGCATCCTTTGCCGACCTTGCCGTTATTCTGGTGGACGCAACCAAAGGGATTATTACCCAAACAAAGCGCCATACCCGGATTTGCGCCCTCATGGGGATTAAGCATCTGGTATTGGCAGTAAACAAAATGGATTTGGTGGATTTCGATACGGATAAATTTGATGCAATCAAAGAAGAATTCTCCCGCATCACCACTGAATTCCGGTTCGAGAGCATTCAGGTGATCCCTGTTTCCGCAACGGAAGGGGATAACATCACGACAAAATCGCTCAATACGCCTTGGTATAAAGGTCTTGCTTTGTTGCCGTATTTGGAGAGTGTCGATGTTCATGCAAGCGACGACGTGAAGCCGTTCATGATGCCTATTCAACGGGTATGCCGACCGGACCACACCTTCCGCGGATTCCAAGGCCAGATTGAAGCCGGCAGCATCGCGGTTGGCGACGAACTGATAACGTTGCCTAGCCATGAGAAGGCGAAGGTTAAACGAATTTTAGTCACAGACCAAGACAGGAATTCGGCTCATGCCGGGCAACCCGTCACGATTCAATTAGATCGGGAAGTCGACGTTTCGCGGGGCTGCGTATTTACGAAGGACAATCAGCTCCAAGAGGCCGACAGCTTTAGCGCGACGATTCTTTGGATGGATGATTCTGTCCTGACGCCGGGTAAAGATGTTCTGGTGAAGGTAGGTACGAAGATTCTTCCGGGTACGGTAACAGCAATTAATTACAAGATCGATATTAATACAGGAAATACCGTTACAGCCGATCATCTGGTAAAGAATGAATTGGCAAAATGCGAATTCTCATTATCGGATGGTATTATTTTTGACTCATTCGAAAAAAATAAAAGCATCGGTGGGTTTATTCTCATCGATCGCGTAACGAATATGACATCCGCTTGCGGCGTCATTGACGAAGCTCTTCAAAGCTCTGACAATGTGGTCCGGATCGATACGGAAATCACTAGAGATGTTCGTGCCCAGCAAAAAGGACAGCAGCCATTAACGCTTTGGCTTACTGGTTCCGTTATGGGCAATACGGCTCTTGCGAAAGAAGTCGAGAAACGGTTGGTAGCGAGAGGTTATCATACGATGCTAATCGATAACCGCTCGGGAGAATCCGTGCGGCAACTCGCAGCTTATGCTACATTGCTAAACGACGCGGGACTTCTTGCATTGGTGCCGGCCGGTGCTGCGAACGACAGCGACCAAGCTATTGCGCATGAAATCATTGGTCAAGCCTTTTTGCCAATCGAGGCTGATATCAACAGCTCTTCGATCGAGGAAGCGGCAAAAGATATCGTAAAGCTTGTTGTGAAGGCCCTCATTCAAGATAGTTATACCATTTAA